The stretch of DNA atttgaaaatacaacaaatatacataaTATTTTactttaagttttacaaaccaagtgtgaataaatatataatttacAAATTTTGCATTACTAAAATCCGGGTTCAACTAGAGGAAAGGGGGGCCTACAACTAACAAAATTGTGCCATAgggagatccctaactaaacgtctggctccacaacctcccatccctcaGCATCctggcggatgaacttggcgcagcagggacagaagtctacgtctgcatgtcctgaaataattgtggcaacaaaccctgagtatactaatactcagcaaggcttacccgaccagtgggtataacttagcccacatatctagacatgcacggcatttggctggtggttatttttgcagaaagagCGACTAAAGTagtttccttactttcattattttagctccaggtgCTATATAAATGAACTCTCATCTAATATTCGCATAGACccactatagcaatcatggtggTACAAGCAAAAAATAATTCAATGTGctcaatattttttataaatatacatAAATcacattctaacattttgctacgatgcagcaaagagatcaaggccctcatgaccgcgagacacggcgaatcgatccgatttaaccttgcaaggtggacctaaccaacacggcacgcatttccccgtcggactatacatgccaaccattcccctccctgcctcgaactacagaaccgccccacctgcatatagtcagccgagccctacgagagaccaccaaaagtaaacatatgcatcccgattcttcgcggccactcgactcgccctaaggggtgggtagaagttctgtactttcgaaacaaagcagtactcggcttatcGGTTtggactacctcctactcccggcatgcggttaatacaattcaatccccgatcagcactgccgacaacgaccggtccttaatcgactcagacggggctaatacacccaggaaccctgtcctgcggccatacctatacatcatccccgcccggtctcacatctccatatccatttcaaTACTCAAGTACTGTAATATAAGTAGATATAACTTATgtctcgcgagtaactggaaattactcgacttccatatatcctatatctcgcgagtgacaataAGTCACTCGATTTCTACCGAGGactcttaagcatagcattactatcgtcctatcatactagtataaactcaagaAAACCTaaagatcatgcaactagggtttcaaccaatttctatacgtaatgcacaagtaatatatatatatatatatatatatatatagatgtcataatttaaattaataggtagtgctccggggcttgccttcgggctgctgcacaGAAttggggtcagacgggccttgggccagGTGCTCccacctctcctcctgggcttgcgtcggctgctcttgtggtgccgcaatcacctcaaatacggcgcactcagctgcggatgctacacatatgcatatgaaataaatgagtgcagcTCAATGATGTAACTATTTCACTTCAACTGATAGGCCCTGCGGattgtccgcgcccaagtggcggaccgtccatcGTACTATTCTAcgacaacaatgtctctggaacaatttccaattctacctgcggactgtccggccacccttggcggaccgtccgcagttcacgtattcaatccaccagagacgtcaacgtctctggacaaaatcctagactctactgcggactgtccgcgcccaagtggcggaccgtccgcagttcaatcctGCGAACCCCCACCagagacatcgtctctggacaaacttcaagtttcaacggcggaccgtccgctcccctatagcggactgtccgcaatcaATTTTGCTAAactaccagagacaacatcgtctctggacgaaACCTAatctgaccggcggactgtctgcacctcccaggcggaccgtccgcgatacctAACTTTTGCCCCGCGCCACAGGCGGCAGcaagtgcggcggcgacggcgacggccgttCACCGGCACCGGCGACACACCGCGGAAGGAGAAAAAGACCGGGGAGCGcaaggaactcaccacgaatccattcccgcggtcggttcgagcggaggacgaccggagaggcagatcgacggtggagcaagcttcaagcacctccaatggtgtccggcggtggtggagggcgattccggccgtaagaagccggtctaggggttggggaaggtggaggagatgcCGAGGAAGTTTCTTGCGCGAGGAATCGAAatttggtggccggaggaggaagatcgACAGaagggggcgccggcggggcgagcgcacgagctccgctcggctctggaCGGAGTAAGGAGAAAGAGAggaatgacaggtgggtcccacgactattcagataaatatctgggcgttGCTTGGTGGACTCTCTGCCGATCCCGCGTGGACTGTCCGCAAGGCAGGTGTTACACATGTGAGTGGCACTCACTGCAATGTGGTGGTGCGTATAGGCAAGGAAACACTGGCACATCTCAAGAGCGGCGTCGAGTAGGCATAGTACTGGCCTCCGGTCAAAGAGGAGGTGTGCCACGAGCTAAGTCTGTCCGCGCGAAGTTAAGTAGATTGACTGGTCTGGTCAGGTTCAAATGCGATATTCTGTCTGAAGTAGAAACTTTTACTATAATCTGCAGCTACACAACGGGAGGGTTTGGTAGATTTCTTCGTTGAATTCAGACCATAACAGTCTAACACAATAGTGGGGCCGTCACTTTTGTCATTCTGTGATGAATTATAGTAGCGTTCTATTTAAGGTGCGCAGCTACTCTGCTAGTGTGAATCTTTTGTTTGCTCAGTTGTTGCCTACCGTCCAATCCAACTGGCAGAACACAACCACACtgaggggttgtttggttccagggacttttttttaagtctctggaactttttagtatttagaagtattaaataaatattaattataaaattaactgcagaaccctggggctaaattgcgagacgaatctaatgaagtatcttaatctatgattagcgaatggttactgtagcatcactgtagcaaattatgaattaattagactcattagattcgtctcgcgaaaaagtactcagctgtcaaaaaaacatttataaacagattttatttaatattataaaatagtaagatttcttttgatatGATAGGGACTTTTGAAAAAAGTCCTGAAGCCAAACAAGGCTTCAGATTGCGAATATGCAGCTAAAGGCTAAAGCTGATCCATTGCAAGTTATCACATGGACAAAAGAGAGTCACACAAAATTTCTGTCTCCACAAGACAAATTCTGCGCAGCTCTTCCTGTTTTTTGTTCtctgatccccccccccccccccaaatatcACGCATCGGAGTCATCAAAGCTGTACTTGCTGTGGAGTGTTCTCCATCCGCatccaagttttttttttttgataaatccATCCGCATCCAAGTTTGTGTCCCTACCTTTGCATTTCGACATATATTGAATTTGCAGTGCTGCTGCTTTGACCCATTCTCGCTTATTTTCTGCCTACTTTGGAGACTTCTCCGTATTGCTTTTGTCGAAGTGGCGATGACGACTATGTACAGAATAAACACGTTTAATATGGGAAAAGAAAACGGTACAGATAGTCTAATCTAAAAGATGTAGATTACATCCCCTGTACTGGCACCGGACTAGGAGGGGTTAAGTTCAGAGATTCCTCTATTGGCTTTAAACTATAACAGTTTGACTTCAGAGATATCTGTGCTTGGTTTGGACTAGCTGAGTTTCAGTTCAGAGAATTCGTCAGGGTCCAGGTCTGACTGATTTCAGTTCTCACCGAAATTTCTTTTGCCGTGCAGTTGAAGAGGCGCTGGACCACCCGTACCTGGAGCGACTACACGACATCGCTGACGAGCCCATCTGCACGGAGCCCTTCTCGTTCGACTTCGAGCAGCAGGCTCTGACCGAGGACCAAATGAAGCAGCTGATCTTCAACGAGGCCATCGAGATGAACCCGAATTTCCGATATTAGATTGAATCTCCAGATGTAGGGTTCCCATCTGCTTATGCATGTCGTTTGTAAATAGGCGTAAGATTGAAGAGGCGGCTAGACTGAACATtgcatttgtttgtttgttgagATGTTCGAGCCCACCATCCTATCAGTGTAAGGCTGTGTAAGCTGTTGCTGCTGATTCCAGGCGTTGTTGTAATCGACTATACCAAGAATAAAAGGTTTGGAGCGTGATTTTCGAGCATTTCGAACCTCAATTTTGCCTGCCTACTCAGCACAGAGCTTGTTAACGAGTGCAACCCAGCTGCTTCAGACTCGTAGAGAGGTACGAAGGACTTGTTTCGAACTATGCCGTGCAAGACACCTCTATTATCGATCTTTTTACAATTtcgtaaaaaggccatacataATACGGACCTTTAGAAAATATTGGAACTCAGCATATCTATACTTGACAACGGAAAATTTTTTATTCAAACCACGATCCTGTTCGATTCATATGAAATGCAAATGGTAAGTTTCAGATGCAAGTGCATTTTCTTGCCTATGTATTCGTGATGCCTGACAGCATGCCTACCGCCTATAGGATGATGAGGTGAGTAATACCAGGATAACCTCACTGGCCGAACTGTTGAGATTAACTTGACGGGAAAGCAAGTCATCAAACTATCACTAGCTCAGAGGAAAACATGATCCAGATTGCCCGAAACATCATTCTAACCAATACTAAAATGCTCAATCTGCCTACCACCACCGCACCACAACAAAGAATCATAACCATAAGTATACAAGTAGCTCAAGCAGTTCCGCACACAGCTTTAATACCGCACAAGCTGAGAACGATACCAAGGGAAGCCAGATTCCAAGAACAGGGCAGAATAGCACAATATCTCAGGAATGCGACCATCACAGTTTGAGGCAACAGAACGTACTGCATTCATAAGGTAGATCATAGATCTTGTAGTTTCAGTGACATACAGCATCAGAGTCTAGCCAAACACCCCCCATTCAAACATCGACAAAGTATCAATAATGGCCATGGGCAGGGTAACAAATTTATTAAAGACAAGATACTTAATCTGCTGGTTCACACTGACTCCAGATGCAAAACAAAATTACATGATCCCATACAAGCAGCAGCACGTAGTAGTCTAGGATACGCCATTTACGCATCAGCAAACCTGCAATCCACAAGGGTAAACAATCAGATTTGTTCTACTGACCAAGCACAAATTCTGAGTGAACTGTTACTTACCCCAGTTCAGAGAGCTTGAGGTGGGCCTCCTTGTAGTCATCAAAGAAAGCCTTCTCATCCTAGAATGCAATCAACAATTAGGATGTCTCTTACATATCTCCATAATCTGGATAATGTTAACTGCAGGCATACCGCAGCATATTTCTCCACAAGAGGGCGGAAGACAGGGTCGCTCAGCAGGGCTTTGTCACTTGGAAGCTGAAGGAGGCCCTCTTTGTCACCACTCAGAAGTTCCCTACAGAAATAGTTAAAAAGATAGGGGGTGGTATTAATGTCTAATAACATTCAGCTGCCCAGGAATACTACAAAAAAAGGTAGACACTTTACATGCATCTCTTCATTAAATCTAATTTCTCTACCCcccaaaaaaattctaattgttttttttctaaacaAGCTGTAGACTCACTTGAAGTAAGAGTTGTCAAAGACCAAAGGGTTTCTAGTCCAGGGCCCCTCAAAACCAGATCGCTCCTTGTGGCACCTTCCCTGAAGAAAAGCTCAAGAAAACAACATCAATGCATGCATACATATTACATTGCTATGAAGTAAACATGAGTAGACAGCAACAAACCAAGGTGTGGCCACCAGAGAGGGCAACAATGTCCTGATCGCTCAAGCCCATCTGCTTGCCAAAGACTTGCCTCAGATGGTCAGAACCTGGTTAAAAAACAGAGAGCAAGCTGTAAGTGATGGTCCTCATGTCAATTTAGAAACAAGATTCAAGATAAATTTGACAACAAAGCCCCAGAGAACAAATGATGAATATAAGCATTCATGGCAATAGTAGTAAAGATTATAGATATCTACCCTTAGTAGCATCAGGAAGGCGGCCCTCAGGTGGGGGCTGAGGCTTGTCCTGAAAATGGCAAATGAAAGATGTAAAATACACTGAGTACTGAAAAATATTGtcacggcaaaaaaaaaagatcaaacaaataaaactctCAGTCATGTCCATCTCTATAGTAAATCAGAATTACATGAGGAAAGAAAGATTGAATAGAACCATGTTATCACCAAATGCTAAATGTCACCTGTCACTCCATAAGAACAAACCACTGAAAATGCTATCAGCTTTGGATGCCCTACAGAAGTTGATGGCTTATAAGTGTATACTTTATCAACATATCGACAGGGACCACATGCGTGCTGTACATCACCATCAGGACACAGCAATCAGAACCATCTAGACATGATGAGAAGTTTACCATATAACGAATATACTCATACCCAATCCATAACGTGGCAAATTCAAAACATCCAAGAACACGACAAAGTCCACAACTGGACCTCCCCTCAAAGACTTGAGGTATGGTATTGCATAGGCCAACACATATGTAGAAGGGAAAAAAGGTTCCATGACACAACAAACCTGCATCAACTCAACAATATATGCACAAGAATCTAACAAGTATTCCTGAAAGTATATATCATTCAAAGCAATAAAAAACTGAGCATGGATCGTTGATAAACAATACCAAAACAACTAATTTTTCCCAAGATAAATCTAGCATTTCAATAGTACTATTCGTAAGGAAGGCTATTTAGACATTATCTGTTCACAAAACCAACACAAACAAAACCATTAAAGTTGGATCAAGTTTTTTAAGAAACCTAAAATTTGACGGTAACTGATTAATTGCATCTCCTCACACTATTAAGTATGAAACATGCATAAAAGTCCATTTATGTGACTCACCTATCACATGCCTACAGGATTCAAGAAATAACTCAGTACAAACAAACAATTAACAAACCGTAATCCTGTACATACGTTGAAAGCGGCATATCATATATGGACGAACGTTATTGTAAGTTAACATGTTTCTTTTACAGAGGCCCATTCCTAGCTGACACCATATGTCCATATTACCAGAATACTAAATTAGTGTGCACATAAAGACAAAAACCTAACCACGAACCTACCTCACGGGAAGACATATATTTTGTCAGGAGCAAGGCGTGAACACAAACCGATATTTCAATGGTGAAAAAGGTGTACCCTTAAATGGTAGGATAACGTGCCATGAACCGATGATAATACGCTCATAAATCAGGGGGCACGAATTGGAGTAAACAACCACGATCTCGCCCAACTACCTTCAAACCCTCTTGGGTATTTCGAATCAAGGGCTTAAACCCAGGCAAAACCCCAAAGGCAGTAGAAAAGGGATGAAAAGTCTCACCTCCCTACCGGGGTGGAAGGGGACCTCAGGTCCACCGGTCACCTCCACGGCCACAACTCCCGCAAGCTACACCGGAACagagaaccaaaaaaaaaacgtcAGAAACCACATCCATTTTGGGGGCAGTTCGAAGCGTCCGACCAGATCGCGGGCGAACCTGGTACAGATCGGCGTAGGAGAGGATGGGGAACTCCTCCTTGACGGGCTCGAGCATCCGCACGGCGATGTCCAGACCCGCGTTGGCGCCGTGCGCCTGCTCCGCCGGGTTCTTCATCGTACCGAAGGGGCCGCCGGTCTTAGAGGACACGTCGAACGTCCCCGCCGAGTGCCACCTGCGCAATCAAAACGAAAACCCAGATCAGGCCACGAAAACCTCCCCCAACGATCCGGAAGCACGCACGCGGGCGGGGTTAGGCAGAGTAGAGACTAGAGAGAGGATTTACGCGAGACGGAGCATGAGAGGGGCGCAGCTCTTCTCGGCGATGAGGGCGCGGAGCTTGCGCCTGGCCTTCTCGACGGCCTCCTGGTACTCGGCGCTCACGGTCGGGTAGCACTTCGCCATGGCTGCGAGCAGAGAGCTCCGGAACGGAGAATGCGATGCGGCGGTGGGAGTGGGAGGGATCGCAAAAGCTTATGGGTCGAATGGCAGCCACGCTCCCACCCCCCCGGGGTTTATAGGGAAGCTTCTCGTCTCGTCGTCGTACTCGTAGGGCGCATCCTGGCCACCGATCCGCGGGCGAGCGATCGTGCGGCCAGACGGGAGGTACTCCGTACATTTGGACGGGCGCCATTGGCCCCGGTCGCCTGCCATTTGGGCGCGTGCGACTTTACGTATCTACACCTACACAGTGGGCAGACGGTGGAAGGTAGGGACGATGTTTCGGTCATTTCAGCTTCCAAAAAATTTCCGGGGCTACAGTAACTTGCAACATTTGGCCACtcatttagagtattaaatgtagataaatgacaaaactcattccaccAACCCGagcaaaatcgcgagacgaatctaatgaacctaattatgtaATGATTAAATaatattgtgctacagtaaccaacatctagtgatggattaattagacttaatagattcatctattagttttataattaaattgtgtttagtttgcctaattttGGAttgaaaatgctacagtaattttccccgaaaattttgggaactaaacgcgccagAGCCGCGCCCGGCGTCCCCACGTCTGCGCAGTTAACGGCGACGGTTCACGACTTCACGGGCGCGCAGGCCGCGTGAGCGGATGCGCGGCTGGTGGATGGGGTGACCGCCTGGGCCGGTTGAAATATTATTGCCTCGGGCAGTGTGCCGCCGCCCTGATCCGGATCCGGTTCCACTGCAGTTGCGCCACCGGAACAGTAAAAGGAGTATGGTGCTACAGTATCTTCTGCAGTACTGTTCATCCTCTGCAGTTACTGTGGTGGCCAGTGTTATGAACAGGCCTCGTGTACTGTTCACGATGGTGCTGTTTATCACTGTAGCGCGCTCCCATCCGCCCGTTCCAGATCGGCCGTCTCCCATTCCTCCAGCCTCACCCTGCAGTTGTTTGCAGAGGATCTCGTTCACCTGATCCATCCATCCTATCTGGGCTACTGGCAGATGGCCCATGTGCTTTACTGCTCACCCGTGCCGTGACCGGGAGCGGCGATGGAACGATCAGACGGACGACGAGCAATGGGTACCCCGGACCGCGCTCCCAGAtccgtttcttcttcttcagaagtTTTGGTCCAAGTTTTCATCTCCTCTGCTGTGTGATCCTTTTCTCACGCAGGACTCAGAAGCTCTGGTCTCATTTCTCTTGTTTCTAATCCTGCAAATGGCACGAGCAGCCGGTGCTTGCACCGCCCCCTCGAACGATAATATTCCTCCACCCTAGCCCAAAAAGCCAAAACCAGAGTGCACGACTTGCCATTGCGGCAGCCATTTTTTCCGATGCAGAACATGATGCCCCATACATGAATACATCACTGGTTTGAAAAACCATAGCTGCCGGGTCTGAAGCTGACCGTTTGGTCCTACCGGCCTTTCAGAGAACTTTGTTGACGGGGAAGAGGGGCGTGTGAACGGGAACTGCAAAGGCAACTTTC from Panicum virgatum strain AP13 chromosome 9K, P.virgatum_v5, whole genome shotgun sequence encodes:
- the LOC120652750 gene encoding L-ascorbate peroxidase 1, cytosolic → MAKCYPTVSAEYQEAVEKARRKLRALIAEKSCAPLMLRLAWHSAGTFDVSSKTGGPFGTMKNPAEQAHGANAGLDIAVRMLEPVKEEFPILSYADLYQLAGVVAVEVTGGPEVPFHPGREDKPQPPPEGRLPDATKGSDHLRQVFGKQMGLSDQDIVALSGGHTLGRCHKERSGFEGPWTRNPLVFDNSYFKELLSGDKEGLLQLPSDKALLSDPVFRPLVEKYAADEKAFFDDYKEAHLKLSELGFADA